A window of Streptomyces broussonetiae genomic DNA:
GTTCGGCGGGTCACAACTCACTCCAGTTGCTACTGATGACGAGGGCAGCGATACCGGGGTATGAGTAACGGTCGCTTCTGTCCTGACAACATCTGGAATCTGAACATGTGACAAACCCGCCGTGTTCGCCCCTCCACGTAAGACCGTGGGTCCTTGACGACGGAGCGACGGAAGCGAAGCAGGCGCTGGCCTCGACCAGCCTGCGCGAGGCTTCGGCCGAAGACGTTGAGGAGAGGTTAGAAGTTGTTGAGGAGAGCGGTCAGCGGCCCTGCCGAAACGAAGAGCCGGACCGCGATCGCGGTCCGGCTCTCGGACGTGCTTCGGCTGCAGTCCGGGCGCCGGCGACCGTGTACGGGGAGCTGAGCCCCCTCGGCGGTCGGGAGACGTCGGCGGGGCTCAGCTCCGGAGCCAGGTCAGCAACTCGTCGTGGCGGATCTGGTACACCGTGCCTGCCGACCGCAGCAGACCGACGCCGAGGCACCAGCGGAGGAATCCGACGAGGTGCCACGGCAGTCTGCCGCGAGTGGCCAGGACGACTCCCGTGTACTGCCGGGTGACGACCGCCACGAAGCCCGGCCCGGCGGCCAGGCCACAGGCGAGTGAGGTGGCGACGGCCAGCGGCCAGTCCACCTGGAGCCACTCGACGTCCAGCGTGGCGTACAGCGTCAGGCCGGTCACGATGAGGCCGGCGATCAGCCCGGCCGTCACGTCATTGCGCAGAGGTGAGAGGGGGGTGGGCACGCCCGGCGGATCGGGGTCGGGGTCGCCACCATTGCCGCGCCGGGCGGCCCGCAGTCCCAGCGGGACGCCCACTCCCAGAGCCAGCGTCCCCGCGCCGCAGCCCGCGATCACCCCGACGAAGTCGCCGAGTGTGCCGGCGAAGGTCCCGGCTGCCGCGGCCAGGACGAACGCCGTGGGCAGCGCGCCCACCATCAGGTGCCGACGGTCGATGTCCGCCCGTACCGACAGGGCGAGGCCGAAGCCGAAGACCGACGCGGAGGCGATGCCGGCCGCGAGCGCGTACCCTGCCCCGAACAGCGGCGTGAGCGGCAGCACCAGCGCCCAGCCGAGCAGTGCGCCGAGACCGACCCTGCCCCAGCCGAGCCTGCTGCGCAGGCGCTGGAAGAGGATGCGCCGGGGCTGGATGTACGGCGCTCGCGCGTTCCAGGCGGCAAGCAGCGGCGCCGGAGCGAGGAGTAACAGCAACGGTAGTCCGGGGAAGGGGAGTTCGTTGCGTTGCCTCAGGCAGACGGTCAGCAGGACGAGGGCGGGCAGCCAGCACGCCAGGGTCAGTCCGGCAGCGGTGTAGCGGGCGGCGCGCGGGCCCGCGAGCGGCCACAGAAGGTGGACCGCCAGGTTGCGGCCGGTCCCTGCGCCGCCCGGTGCCGCTGTACCTCCGTGCAGATTGGCGGCGATCAGTCGCAGCCAACGAGTCACGGCCGTGGGGTCGGCGTAGCGCTGCGGCACGCCCCTGGGGTCCGGTCTGCACAACGTCGGGACGAGCTGGTCGAGGAGTTCGGCGCGCAGCGCTCGCAGCGCCTCTGCGGACGTGGGCATGCCGATGTACGAGCGGAGTGCCGCCGCCCCGGCGTCGGACTGGGAAGTGACCGACGCCAGGGTGAGCATCCAGGGGGAGGTGAGGAGGTCGCCCAGGACCGTTGCCGGGTCGGCCAGTTCCGCCTCCAGCCACGTGATCCGCTCCTTGTTGTAGGCCCGTTGGTCGAGATAGTGCCAGCCGTCCGCCGGGGACACATCGCTGATCAGGATCGTCGCGCAGTCCAGCAGCCGGTTGTCGCCGCCGGGCCCCGCATAGTCCTCGGTCCGGCAGGTGATCACCAATGGCCCCTCGAAACGGTTCAGTTGCGCGAGTGCGGCGACGGCATGACGACGGTCGGAGCCTGGTTCGTCCATCTCGTCCAGGCCGTCCAGCACCGGCATGATCCGGCCCGACGCGAGGAGATCGCGGGCCTTGGCCTCGGAACCGCCGAGGTAGCCCGCGGCCAGAACGCCGCCGAGCCAGTCGGTGAAGGGGACGTCGGTGTCCCACCCGGCGAGACCGACCGGCAGGGGCACGGGCCCGGCGTAGGAGGCACGGGCGAGGACTTGGTGGACGAACTCGTTGGCGAGGAGCGTCTTCCCCGACCCGGGGCCGCCTGTGATGACCAGCCGCTTGGGCCGCAGGTCGTCCACGAACCGGGCGATCCCGAGGAAGTCGCCGTGCGGTGGGGCAGTTTCCGCTCCCCGGCCCGGGGCGGGGAGCGTCTCGTAGGTGATGTTGATGGCCATCGTGTCCCCGCCGAGCAGTTGCCGACGCCGCTGCTTCGCCTGCTGCCGTACGCTCTCCAGCAGGTCCAGCCGGCTGGCCTCCCGTGACGATCCGGAGCGCCCGGGCCGGCGGAACTGCGAGCCGCCCCACGCCCCCAGCATGCCGCCGACCACCGGTGCGGCCAGGGCGGCCACGATCGAGTGGCGCGCGGAGGGGAAGGTGAAGGCGCTCAGCAACGCCAGCAGGCCGCTCGCGGCGGCGATGCCGAGCGAAAACCGGACCCGCTGCGCTCGGGACGCCTGTGTCATGGCGATCGAAGAGTACGGGGAGTCCGGATGCTCGTCCGGCCGCTGCACGGGAACGTCCTCGACGATGCAGTGGACCCCGTGTTCAGCCAGAGCCTCCGCGAAGCCCGGCTGCGCGGCCAGCGCCGTGACGGGGACGGCGTCGAGGACGTTCGCGGTGTCGGAGATCTTCTTGTCGGTGGCCAGTACTGCAACAAGGAACGGCCCACAGAACATGGCCGTTCCCGAAGCGCCGTACCAACTCGACCCCGTGGACAGGCGCTTGGGGACGACCCCGGAGTCGACGTGGACGGTGAGCATGCCGGACTTCATGGCATGCAACGGATCTACATGCCCCCGCACCGCCATCGTGTCGCGCCGTCTCGGACGGTCGCGGTCCACGGCGGCGTCCGGAAAGCCGAGGCCCAGGCACGGGACGCGGTCCTCGCCGAGGATCCGGCCCAGCCGCGTGGGAGTCAACCGAGGCGCCCGCCCGCTCGCGTCCGTGATCCGGAACAGCGCGGCGTCCCGCTCGGGGTGAGCCTTGATGTCGACCAGTTGCGTGGGCCATATCAGCTCGGCGTTCATCCATTCGGAGCCGCCCGCCTGATCGAGGCGGCGGACCTTGACCGCGCCGTCGGCCACATCCGTTCTCCCGACGATGTGGTACGCGGTGAGCAGAAGGTGACTGGAGATCAGGTAGCCGGTCCCGAAGTTGTCCTCC
This region includes:
- a CDS encoding NACHT domain-containing protein is translated as MDRARVVEIWNSARKEDNFGTGYLISSHLLLTAYHIVGRTDVADGAVKVRRLDQAGGSEWMNAELIWPTQLVDIKAHPERDAALFRITDASGRAPRLTPTRLGRILGEDRVPCLGLGFPDAAVDRDRPRRRDTMAVRGHVDPLHAMKSGMLTVHVDSGVVPKRLSTGSSWYGASGTAMFCGPFLVAVLATDKKISDTANVLDAVPVTALAAQPGFAEALAEHGVHCIVEDVPVQRPDEHPDSPYSSIAMTQASRAQRVRFSLGIAAASGLLALLSAFTFPSARHSIVAALAAPVVGGMLGAWGGSQFRRPGRSGSSREASRLDLLESVRQQAKQRRRQLLGGDTMAINITYETLPAPGRGAETAPPHGDFLGIARFVDDLRPKRLVITGGPGSGKTLLANEFVHQVLARASYAGPVPLPVGLAGWDTDVPFTDWLGGVLAAGYLGGSEAKARDLLASGRIMPVLDGLDEMDEPGSDRRHAVAALAQLNRFEGPLVITCRTEDYAGPGGDNRLLDCATILISDVSPADGWHYLDQRAYNKERITWLEAELADPATVLGDLLTSPWMLTLASVTSQSDAGAAALRSYIGMPTSAEALRALRAELLDQLVPTLCRPDPRGVPQRYADPTAVTRWLRLIAANLHGGTAAPGGAGTGRNLAVHLLWPLAGPRAARYTAAGLTLACWLPALVLLTVCLRQRNELPFPGLPLLLLLAPAPLLAAWNARAPYIQPRRILFQRLRSRLGWGRVGLGALLGWALVLPLTPLFGAGYALAAGIASASVFGFGLALSVRADIDRRHLMVGALPTAFVLAAAAGTFAGTLGDFVGVIAGCGAGTLALGVGVPLGLRAARRGNGGDPDPDPPGVPTPLSPLRNDVTAGLIAGLIVTGLTLYATLDVEWLQVDWPLAVATSLACGLAAGPGFVAVVTRQYTGVVLATRGRLPWHLVGFLRWCLGVGLLRSAGTVYQIRHDELLTWLRS